In Indicator indicator isolate 239-I01 chromosome 28, UM_Iind_1.1, whole genome shotgun sequence, one DNA window encodes the following:
- the LOC128976339 gene encoding uncharacterized protein LOC128976339, with the protein MIHCGKKQIGAFLACILIFSSIFFCYVKDVQLQNNTARKNSPQAATTTASPVIQPCRGKPAQNAITPLKGNRTFIISPYFDDRDRKLTRVIGIVHHKNVKELYCWFCCQPDGKISVSKANIDVHSDRFDFPYGATDIICLEPGSCDPTHVSIHQFPHGDIDQLPRFEIKNRKAEPSSVDFTLCISTMFGNYNNVLQFIQSMEMYRILGVQKVVIYKNNCSHLMEKVLKFYMEEGIVEVIPWPIDSHLKVSTNWRFMKDGTHIGYYGQITALNDCVYRNMQRSKFVILNDADEIILPLKHPDWKTMMHSLQQQHPGAAVFLFENHIFPKTVSTPMFNISSWNAVPGVNILQHVHREPDSKKIFNRRKMIVDPRKVIQTSVHSVLHAYGTTVYVPMNVALVYHCREPLQASLPRGALIRDTTLWKYNSSLIMNVNKVLHQIVL; encoded by the coding sequence ATGATACACTGTGGAAAAAAGCAAATTGGGGCTTTTCTTGCATGTATTCTTATTTTTTCAAGCATTTTCTTCTGCTATGTTAAAGATGTTCAGCTACAGAAtaacacagcaagaaaaaacTCCCCCCAAGCAGCTACAACAACGGCCAGTCCAGTGATTCAGCCATGTAGGGGAAAACCTGCTCAAAATGCAATAACACCATTAAAAGGTAACAGAACATTTATTATATCTCCTTACTTTGATGACAGAGACAGAAAGCTCACTCGTGTGATTGGGATTGTTCACCACAAGAATGTAAAAGAACTGTACTGCTGGTTCTGCTGTCAGCCTGATGGAAAGATCTCTGTATCCAAAGCAAATATTGATGTTCACTCAGACAGATTTGATTTTCCTTATGGTGCAACAGATATAATTTGTTTGGAGCCTGGAAGCTGTGATCCAACACATGTATCCATTCACCAGTTTCCCCACGGGGATATTGATCAGCTGCCAAGGTTTGAAATCAAAAACCGCAAGGCTGAGCCTTCTTCTGTGGACTTCACTCTGTGCATCTCTACCATGTTTGGAAACTACAACAATGTCTTGCAGTTCATACAGAGTATGGAAATGTACAGGATTCTTGGGGTACAGAAGGTGGTGATCTATAAGAACAACTGCAGCCACCTGATGGAGAAAGTCTTGAAGTTTTATATGGAAGAAGGAATTGTAGAGGTAATTCCCTGGCCAATAGACTCACATCTCAAGGTATCTACTAACTGGCGCTTCATGAAAGATGGAACTCACATTGGCTACTATGGACAAATCACAGCTCTAAATGACTGTGTGTACCGTAAcatgcagaggagcaagtttgTGATTCTTAATGATGCTGATGAAATCATTCTTCCCCTTAAGCACCCAGACTGGAAAACAATGatgcacagccttcagcagcaacatccaggtgctgctgttttcctctttgAGAATCACATCTTCCCCAAAACTGTATCTACTCCTATGTTCAATATTtcatcctggaatgctgtgcCAGGTGTTAACATATTGCAGCATGTTCACAGAGAGCCTGACTCGAAAAAGATTTTCAATCGCAGGAAAATGATAGTGGATCCAAGAAAAGTGATTCAGACTTCAGTCCACTCTGTCCTACATGCTTATGGCACGACTGTGTATGTTCCCATGAATGTTGCCTTAGTTTATCACTGTCGGGAGCCCCTTCAAGCAAGCCTTCCCAGGGGAGCCCTCATTAGGGATACAACACTGTGGAAATACAACTCATCATTAATCATGAATGTTAACAAGGTGCTACATCAAATCGTGCTGTAA
- the LOC128976338 gene encoding uncharacterized protein LOC128976338 has product MRQHKVQGQRNLHLRSDTSRMLCGGKKSYFAAAVGLITLTSMVTLSYLRLQRLSNLPKVIQESSSCRGKIANSTITPLKGNRTFIISPYFDNRKRKLTRVIGIVHHEEVKELYCWFCCQPDGKIYVSKADIDVHSDRFDFPYGATDIICLEPGSCDPTHVSIHQFPHGDIDQLPRFEIKNRKAEPSSVDFTLCISTMFGNYNNVLQFIQSMEMYRILGVQKVVIYKNNCSHLMEKVLKFYMEEGIVEVIPWPIDSHLKVSINWHFMQDGTHIGYYGQITALNDCVYRNMQRSKFVILNDADEIILPLKHPDWKTMMHSLQQQHPGAAVFLFENHIFPKTVSTPMFNISSWNAVPGVNILQHVHREPDRKHVINPKKMIVDPRKVIQTSVHSVLHAYGNSVNVPMDFALIYHCRVPLQGSLPREALIRDTTLWKYNSSLIMNVNKVLHQIVL; this is encoded by the coding sequence atgcGGCAGCATAAAGTGCAAGGACAAAGAAATTTGCATCTCCGTTCAGATACATCCAGAATGCTATGTGGTGGGAAGAAGTCTTACTTTGCAGCTGCTGTAGGCCTCATTACTCTAACGTCAATGGTCACGCTTTCTTATCTTAGGTTACAGAGACTATCTAACCTGCCAAAAGTAAttcaagaaagcagcagctgtagaGGGAAAATTGCCAACAGCACCATAACACCATTAAAAGGTAACAGAACTTTTATTATATCTCCTTACTTcgacaacagaaaaagaaagctcaCTCGTGTGATTGGGATTGTTCACCACGAGGAGGTGAAAGAACTGTACTGCTGGTTCTGCTGTCAGCCTGATGGAAAGATCTATGTATCCAAAGCAGATATTGATGTTCACTCAGACAGATTTGATTTCCCTTATGGTGCAACAGATATAATTTGTTTGGAGCCTGGAAGCTGTGATCCAACACATGTATCCATTCACCAGTTTCCCCACGGGGATATTGATCAGCTGCCAAGGTTTGAAATCAAAAACCGCAAGGCTGAGCCTTCTTCTGTGGACTTCACTCTGTGCATCTCTACCATGTTTGGAAACTACAACAATGTCTTGCAGTTCATACAGAGTATGGAAATGTACAGGATTCTTGGGGTACAGAAGGTGGTGATCTATAAGAACAACTGCAGCCACCTGATGGAGAAAGTCTTGAAGTTTTATATGGAAGAAGGAATTGTAGAGGTAATTCCCTGGCCAATAGACTCACATCTCAAGGTGTCTATTAACTGGCACTTCATGCAAGATGGAACTCACATTGGCTACTATGGACAAATCACAGCTCTAAATGACTGTGTGTACCGTAAcatgcagaggagcaagtttgTGATTCTTAATGATGCTGATGAAATCATTCTTCCCCTTAAGCACCCAGACTGGAAAACAATGatgcacagccttcagcagcaacatccaggtgctgctgttttcctctttgAGAATCACATCTTCCCCAAAACTGTATCTACACCTATGTTCAATATTtcatcctggaatgctgtgcCAGGTGTTAACATATTGCAGCATGTTCACAGAGAGCCTGACAGGAAACATGTAATCAACCCCAAGAAAATGATAGTGGATCCAAGAAAAGTGATTCAGACTTCAGTCCACTCTGTCCTACATGCTTATGGCAACAGTGTGAATGTTCCTATGGATTTTGCCCTCATTTATCACTGTCGGGTGCCCCTTCAAGGAAGCCTTCCCAGAGAAGCCCTCATCAGGGATACAACACTGTGGAAATACAACTCATCATTAATCATGAATGTTAACAAGGTGCTACATCAAATCGTGCTGTAA